One region of Oncorhynchus clarkii lewisi isolate Uvic-CL-2024 unplaced genomic scaffold, UVic_Ocla_1.0 unplaced_contig_2987_pilon_pilon, whole genome shotgun sequence genomic DNA includes:
- the LOC139401848 gene encoding neuropeptide B-like, protein MERSVKLALVIVAISMLVSCNPTEAWYKQVSGPSYYSVGRASGLLSGIRRSPYVRRSETDSVADSGESTVNSLLSEPSSRLNSVLKSMAICIKDITPNLQSCELVQDGSRLFQCKADVFVSLDSLDCVEA, encoded by the exons ATGGAGAGGTCCGTTAAACTTGCTTTAGTAATTGTAGCTATTTCCATGCTGGTTTCTTGCAACCCAACCGAAGCATGGTACAAGCAAGTTTCCGGCCCAAGCTACTACTCGGTGGGCAGAGCATCGGGTTTGCTGTCCGGGATCCGGAGATCACCATATGTTAGGAGGTCCGAGACCGATTCGGTGGCGGACAGCGGAGAGTCTACGGTGAACAGCCTCCTCTCGGAACCGAGCAGTCGACTGAATTCGGTCCTTAAATCTATG GCTATTTGTATCAAAGATATCACACCGAATCTGCAGAGCTGCGAACTTGTTCAGGATGGCTCAAggttatttcaatgtaaagcagaCGTGTTCGTATCGCTCGACTCATTGGACTGTGTGGAAGCATGA